In Dermacentor andersoni chromosome 4, qqDerAnde1_hic_scaffold, whole genome shotgun sequence, the following proteins share a genomic window:
- the LOC126536237 gene encoding very long chain fatty acid elongase 7-like, with protein MASLVMDLVELLKSHADPRTKDFPLIGNPTMVLTLIAGYLYVVKVWGPRFMEDRKAYDLKRIIMAYNACMVMLNVFFFYKFLSHSYLGGGYSWLCQGIDFQDPGSITIVSYCWWYFMVRILDFADTLFFLLRKKYSHISFLHVVHHSLVVWNGWLFITFGADGQGIMGVSINSFIHIVMYTYYFLAALGPSVQKYLWWKKYITTMQIVQFAVFIGFVCVPLFKDCGYPRFLTYLAASQCCFFLVLFVNFYIHTYVRTRKGEVHFFCGNYEATPKATVPAKEGEQPTTNGKGAFANGAVANGNSHVNGCCNGAGLKKREAKIRTH; from the coding sequence ATGGCCAGCCTTGTCATGGACCTGGTGGAGCTGCTCAAGTCGCACGCCGACCCCCGCACTAAGGACTTTCCGTTGATCGGCAACCCAACGATGGTGCTGACCCTGATCGCCGGTTACCTGTACGTGGTCAAGGTGTGGGGGCCCCGGTTCATGGAGGACCGCAAGGCCTACGACCTCAAGCGCATCATCATGGCTTACAACGCCTGCATGGTGATGCTCAACGTGTTCTTCTTCTACAAGTTCCTTTCGCACTCGTACTTGGGCGGCGGTTACAGCTGGCTGTGCCAGGGTATCGACTTCCAAGACCCCGGGTCGATCACCATCGTGTCGTACTGCTGGTGGTACTTCATGGTGCGCATCCTGGATTTTGCCGACACGCTCTTCTTCCTTCTGCGCAAGAAGTATAGCCACATTTCGTTCCTACACGTCGTCCACCACAGCCTGGTCGTCTGGAATGGTTGGCTCTTCATCACGTTCGGCGCCGACGGCCAGGGCATCATGGGCGTCTCTATAAACTCGTTCATCCACATCGTCATGTACACCTACTACTTCTTAGCCGCCTTGGGACCCTCCGTGCAGAAGTACCTGTGGTGGAAGAAGTACATCACCACCATGCAGATCGTCCAGTTCGCCGTCTTCATCGGTTTCGTCTGCGTGCCTCTGTTCAAGGACTGCGGATACCCGCGCTTCCTGACCTATCTTGCCGCGTCACAATGCTGCTTCTTCCTGGTGCTGTTTGTCAACTTTTACATTCACACCTACGTGAGAACAAGAAAGGGCGAAGTGCACTTCTTCTGCGGCAACTATGAGGCCACTCCGAAGGCCACCGTGCCGGCGAAGGAAGGCGAGCAGCCAACGACGAATGGAAAGGGAGCATTCGCCAACGGTGCCGTCGCGAACGGCAACTCTCACGTAAACGGCTGCTGTAACGGTGCTGGACTTAAGAAGAGGGAAGCCAAGATACGCACCCATTAg